The following are encoded together in the Bacillus sp. V2I10 genome:
- a CDS encoding AAA domain-containing protein has protein sequence MITTKTYIKEWQQALQIEIGYLKKYGSTKYRVANGHLLSTGDAFTYYFESSGYLKIPVGSSIKLEWDGVKHKGRVLSSEGQSIILSFERSFGDLIHEAFLFHDPWELLEELIARLEDMKKSKIKRARIKKLMDPSMPPKHPAEKGKSSVHELFIRSKYNPVTFVWGPPGTGKTYTLARTAANHYFKGKRVLILSHSNSAVDVLMKEIAAFIHKKEKFKEGELLRYGTGSAVTAFPVPLTTSELLLQKDPALSKDRHQLLDERKLLKKDLSDTFSKRDSNQLLDLETRISRVLEKIRKQESEFVKEAFIVGTTLAKAASDSNIYEDEFDVVVVDETSMAYVPQAAFAASLGQRVILCGDFKQLPPIASSRHELVEKWLKEDIFIRSGVSDIKQDLHPQMLLLKEQRRMHPEISAFTNQYVYQNQVGDHESVKKSRNQLVINAPFPNRASILLDASYTGEHCIKERTSHSKLNLWHLLLSFQSIHESYLSGVRSIGYVTPYRAQASLMQELLGDLYEEELLNADILAATVHKFQGSERDVMIFDSVDSFPENRAGMLTTGKDSARLINVAITRTKGKFIHVSNTDFIRKNVYRSKALRQLVDHQEKNHQSVTHQHIGKWILHHHPKLKWMHAPKQEPLFEDIRSAKHRIILSLPKSMSLEKDLTNVLKKAGHAITLSVISDSKPVLKCTWIQENLPFPFVIIDDQILWLGQPFAGANRVQPPYVAARLHSEKTIKHFLTQVSFS, from the coding sequence TTGATTACAACGAAGACCTATATAAAAGAATGGCAGCAGGCCCTTCAAATTGAAATCGGCTATTTAAAGAAATATGGGAGCACGAAATACCGTGTTGCAAATGGACATCTATTATCAACTGGAGATGCCTTTACTTACTATTTTGAAAGCAGCGGTTACCTGAAAATTCCTGTTGGATCCTCAATCAAATTAGAATGGGACGGCGTGAAGCACAAGGGAAGAGTTCTCTCTTCAGAAGGACAAAGCATCATTCTATCCTTTGAAAGATCGTTTGGAGATCTCATCCATGAGGCTTTTCTTTTCCATGACCCGTGGGAACTGCTTGAGGAACTGATTGCAAGGCTTGAGGACATGAAAAAAAGCAAGATTAAGCGGGCCAGAATCAAAAAGCTGATGGATCCCTCGATGCCCCCAAAACATCCGGCAGAGAAAGGGAAAAGCTCAGTCCATGAATTGTTTATAAGGTCCAAATACAATCCGGTCACTTTCGTTTGGGGACCTCCCGGCACGGGGAAAACCTATACGCTTGCAAGAACAGCAGCCAATCACTATTTTAAAGGAAAACGGGTGCTGATTCTGTCACACAGCAACAGTGCTGTGGATGTATTAATGAAGGAAATCGCAGCTTTTATTCACAAAAAGGAGAAATTTAAAGAGGGGGAGCTGCTTCGCTATGGTACTGGGAGCGCAGTCACAGCCTTTCCTGTACCCCTTACAACAAGTGAACTCCTTCTGCAGAAAGACCCTGCATTATCAAAGGACAGACATCAGCTTCTTGATGAAAGAAAGCTCTTAAAAAAGGATTTATCGGATACATTCAGCAAGCGGGATTCCAATCAGCTGCTTGATCTTGAAACCAGAATAAGCAGAGTCCTTGAGAAAATCCGCAAGCAGGAATCTGAATTTGTAAAAGAAGCATTTATAGTTGGAACAACCCTTGCTAAAGCAGCAAGTGATTCAAACATATATGAAGACGAATTTGACGTTGTTGTTGTCGATGAGACAAGTATGGCTTACGTACCGCAGGCAGCGTTTGCTGCATCGCTTGGCCAGCGGGTGATTCTGTGCGGTGACTTTAAACAGCTGCCGCCTATTGCCTCTTCACGTCATGAACTTGTTGAAAAATGGCTGAAAGAAGATATTTTCATCCGCTCAGGAGTTTCAGACATCAAACAAGACTTGCACCCGCAAATGCTTCTATTGAAAGAACAGCGAAGAATGCATCCGGAAATCTCTGCATTCACCAATCAATATGTTTATCAAAATCAAGTAGGCGACCATGAGAGTGTCAAAAAAAGCAGAAATCAGCTAGTAATAAACGCTCCTTTTCCCAACAGAGCATCTATTTTGCTTGATGCAAGTTATACTGGCGAGCATTGTATAAAAGAAAGGACGTCGCATTCCAAGCTTAATTTGTGGCATCTGCTGCTTTCATTTCAAAGCATCCACGAATCCTATCTCTCTGGTGTAAGATCAATCGGATATGTGACACCATATCGGGCACAGGCTTCCCTGATGCAAGAGCTTTTAGGGGATTTATATGAAGAAGAACTATTGAATGCAGATATTCTTGCAGCAACCGTCCATAAATTTCAGGGCAGCGAGCGGGATGTGATGATTTTTGACAGTGTTGACAGTTTTCCGGAGAATCGTGCCGGAATGCTGACTACCGGTAAGGACAGTGCAAGACTTATCAATGTTGCCATTACAAGGACGAAGGGAAAGTTCATACATGTCAGCAATACAGACTTTATCCGTAAAAACGTTTACCGAAGCAAAGCGCTCAGACAGCTAGTGGATCATCAGGAGAAAAATCATCAGTCCGTCACTCATCAGCATATTGGAAAATGGATTTTGCACCATCATCCAAAATTGAAATGGATGCACGCTCCAAAACAGGAACCTCTATTTGAAGACATCCGTTCTGCCAAGCACCGGATCATTCTTTCACTGCCGAAATCTATGAGTCTCGAAAAGGATTTGACCAATGTACTGAAAAAAGCTGGACATGCAATCACTCTTTCGGTCATTTCTGACAGTAAGCCAGTGCTTAAATGTACTTGGATTCAAGAAAATCTGCCTTTTCCATTTGTTATCATTGATGACCAAATATTATGGCTCGGACAGCCATTTGCGGGAGCAAACAGAGTGCAGCCTCCCTATGTAGCAGCGAGGCTGCATTCTGAAAAAACCATTAAGCATTTTCTGACACAGGTCTCCTTTTCATAA
- a CDS encoding GNAT family N-acetyltransferase, producing MEFSLKIADFSERTIVENLLQYYSYDFTEFNHNRVNDQGRFNDYPYFENYWTEIGRYPYLIKVREEYAGFVMVRYDASGNYFSMAEFFIMKKFRQSGLGKKIAHNVFQLHSGKWEVLQVEKNKPAQSFWRKVIGEFTAGDYTERMVNGRVIQTFCSKEQEGAL from the coding sequence ATGGAATTCAGCTTAAAGATTGCGGATTTTTCTGAAAGGACCATTGTAGAGAACCTGCTGCAATATTACTCTTATGATTTTACTGAATTTAATCACAATAGAGTAAATGATCAAGGCAGATTCAATGATTATCCTTATTTCGAAAACTACTGGACTGAAATAGGCCGGTATCCTTATCTGATCAAAGTTAGGGAAGAGTATGCAGGTTTTGTCATGGTAAGGTACGATGCATCTGGAAATTATTTTTCGATGGCGGAGTTTTTCATCATGAAAAAATTTCGGCAATCGGGGCTCGGTAAAAAAATTGCCCACAATGTTTTTCAGCTGCATAGCGGAAAATGGGAAGTCTTGCAAGTGGAAAAGAATAAACCGGCTCAGAGCTTTTGGAGAAAGGTTATTGGAGAGTTTACAGCAGGGGATTATACAGAGCGTATGGTAAATGGCCGTGTTATTCAAACTTTTTGTTCCAAAGAACAGGAGGGAGCATTATGA
- a CDS encoding iron-containing alcohol dehydrogenase yields the protein MKTFRSPNKIVTGEGSIQNLLHLIQEYHASKVFIFADPILIKFGVLSPIEQTLEENKIQFECYTEIQPEPQVSIGDGAVKALRNSGADLVIGIGGGSCLDIAKAASVLAKNEGTIADFLNLSGSKKLSERGLPKIMIPTTSGTGAEMTDIAVFSLEETKDVITHDYLLADAVIIDPELTYSLPPRVTAASGIDALTHAIESFLSINATVITDTLALEAVKKIASSIGTAVWQGENREARSSMSWGSMLAGLSFFNAGVAGVHALAYPLGGLFKVSHGESNAVLLPYVLDYILPSCLHKMTILATSLGIERKGKNDREFAQSAVLEIRNLMEDVGLPHTLQAYGITEEDIEKLAAGGIKQTRLLARSPRAFQLQDVKQVYYAALYGTLKAEGVMKHVPYNN from the coding sequence ATGAAAACATTCAGATCACCTAATAAAATTGTAACTGGTGAAGGATCAATTCAAAATCTTCTTCACCTTATTCAAGAATATCACGCTTCTAAAGTTTTTATTTTTGCCGATCCAATTTTAATCAAATTTGGAGTTCTTTCTCCAATAGAACAGACGCTTGAAGAAAATAAAATCCAATTCGAATGCTATACAGAAATTCAGCCTGAACCGCAAGTTTCTATTGGTGATGGTGCAGTCAAAGCTCTCAGGAACTCAGGAGCTGATCTTGTCATTGGAATAGGCGGAGGAAGCTGTCTTGATATAGCTAAAGCTGCATCCGTTCTTGCAAAAAATGAAGGCACAATTGCGGATTTTTTGAATTTATCAGGATCAAAAAAACTGTCAGAGCGGGGATTGCCTAAAATCATGATCCCGACAACATCAGGCACCGGTGCAGAAATGACGGATATAGCCGTTTTTTCATTAGAAGAAACAAAGGATGTCATTACTCATGACTATTTGCTCGCAGATGCCGTCATCATAGATCCGGAATTAACCTATTCTCTGCCGCCGCGAGTAACTGCTGCAAGCGGGATTGATGCGCTGACACATGCGATTGAATCCTTTTTATCCATCAATGCAACGGTTATTACAGATACTCTTGCTTTAGAAGCAGTAAAAAAAATTGCTTCGAGTATCGGCACTGCAGTCTGGCAGGGCGAAAACCGCGAAGCCCGGAGCAGCATGTCATGGGGAAGCATGCTTGCGGGACTCAGTTTTTTTAATGCGGGTGTCGCCGGTGTACATGCTTTAGCTTATCCTCTCGGCGGCTTGTTTAAAGTATCACATGGAGAGTCAAACGCTGTGCTGCTTCCATATGTTCTTGACTATATTTTGCCGTCCTGCTTACATAAAATGACGATTCTTGCTACTTCGCTGGGTATTGAGAGAAAAGGTAAAAACGATCGTGAGTTCGCGCAGTCAGCCGTTTTAGAAATTAGAAATCTGATGGAAGATGTTGGCCTGCCCCATACTCTTCAAGCATATGGCATTACTGAAGAGGATATTGAAAAATTAGCGGCGGGCGGCATCAAGCAAACAAGACTGCTTGCAAGAAGTCCAAGAGCCTTTCAGCTCCAGGATGTGAAACAAGTCTACTATGCAGCCCTATATGGAACGTTAAAGGCAGAAGGAGTGATGAAGCATGTTCCATACAACAATTGA
- a CDS encoding thioesterase family protein: MFHTTIEPRVSETDGVGHINNTTVPVWFEAGRNQLFALFNPERSFKDWKMIILNMNVDFISQIYYGKKVEVYSWVKRIGNSSLELYEEIHQDGELCAKGTVIYVHYNVHEKQSERIPDAIRLELQNHLYTNM, from the coding sequence ATGTTCCATACAACAATTGAACCGCGAGTTTCCGAAACAGATGGCGTCGGCCATATCAACAATACAACAGTGCCAGTCTGGTTTGAAGCAGGAAGAAATCAGCTCTTTGCTTTATTCAACCCTGAACGGTCTTTTAAAGACTGGAAAATGATTATTTTAAACATGAATGTCGATTTTATCAGTCAAATTTATTACGGAAAAAAAGTCGAAGTCTATTCCTGGGTGAAAAGAATCGGAAACTCAAGCTTAGAGCTTTATGAGGAAATTCATCAGGACGGGGAATTATGCGCAAAAGGGACAGTTATCTATGTGCATTATAATGTTCATGAAAAACAATCAGAACGAATTCCAGACGCTATTAGACTGGAATTACAGAATCATCTCTATACAAACATGTAA
- a CDS encoding acyl-CoA dehydrogenase family protein — translation MHLRLTDEQRMVQKTIRKFVENELMPLENTVLRNELEGKPSLSKEKMHELQQKAKQSGFWGINTPEEYGGADIGQMMLAIVQMEVSKTFVPFRFGGSADNILYYANEEQKEKYLIPTINGDKKSCFAMTEPAAGSDTRNIQMTAVKDGNEWVLNGEKTFITGGNEADFVMVIAITDKEKHRATGRDGVTCFIVDRDMGWTSEYIHTMGEWGPASLFFDGVRVPEENILRELHGGYKLGLEWIGFARWIVGATAVGAAERLLQMAIDYSKERETFGRPIADRQAIQWQIADSATEIEAAKWLVLNAAFTLDQGEDNRHLASMAKLYGSNMGNRVVDRVLQIHGGMGYTRELPIERWYREARLWRIYDGTDEIQRLILSRNLLKGNVKIGQFI, via the coding sequence ATGCATTTGCGTTTAACAGATGAACAGAGAATGGTTCAAAAAACAATCCGTAAATTTGTTGAAAATGAATTAATGCCTCTTGAAAATACCGTACTTAGAAATGAATTAGAAGGAAAGCCAAGTCTCTCTAAAGAAAAAATGCACGAGCTTCAGCAAAAGGCGAAGCAGTCCGGCTTCTGGGGCATTAATACGCCTGAAGAATACGGCGGTGCAGATATTGGCCAGATGATGCTTGCCATTGTACAAATGGAAGTATCCAAAACATTCGTTCCGTTCCGCTTTGGCGGCTCAGCAGACAACATTCTCTATTATGCGAATGAAGAACAAAAGGAAAAGTATTTAATTCCAACAATTAATGGCGACAAAAAATCCTGTTTTGCGATGACAGAACCAGCAGCAGGATCTGATACAAGAAATATTCAGATGACAGCAGTAAAAGACGGCAATGAATGGGTGCTAAATGGTGAAAAAACGTTTATTACAGGCGGAAATGAAGCAGATTTCGTTATGGTTATTGCGATAACAGATAAAGAAAAGCACAGGGCAACAGGCCGTGACGGCGTAACATGTTTCATCGTTGACCGGGATATGGGCTGGACGTCTGAATATATTCATACAATGGGCGAGTGGGGACCGGCCAGCTTATTTTTCGATGGTGTCCGTGTTCCTGAAGAAAACATACTCAGGGAATTGCACGGCGGGTATAAACTTGGGCTCGAATGGATCGGTTTTGCAAGATGGATCGTAGGGGCAACAGCTGTCGGAGCAGCCGAACGCCTGCTGCAGATGGCCATTGATTATTCAAAAGAACGTGAAACATTCGGAAGGCCAATCGCTGACCGTCAAGCCATTCAATGGCAAATTGCAGACTCAGCAACTGAAATTGAGGCTGCCAAATGGCTGGTTCTAAATGCTGCTTTCACGCTTGACCAAGGCGAAGACAACCGTCACTTGGCATCTATGGCCAAATTATACGGCTCTAATATGGGGAATCGAGTTGTCGACCGTGTTCTCCAAATCCATGGCGGAATGGGCTATACAAGAGAACTCCCGATTGAACGCTGGTATCGTGAGGCCCGCCTCTGGAGAATTTATGACGGAACGGATGAAATTCAGCGCTTAATTCTTTCCCGCAATCTTTTAAAAGGAAATGTCAAAATCGGACAATTCATCTAA